One region of Pseudomonas sp. B21-040 genomic DNA includes:
- a CDS encoding caspase family protein has product MKILCVHGIGHEEADETFEQSWKRAITNAVLSAAPNAVIELDYFEYDARFANSGLGAPEIAEATLRLLTSSVIHSVGDVFRRDRGIGQFPDRLRWTAGMVAQWTADEALRTTLRKDLANRVNDFQPDIVCAHSLGTLVAYDTFRRDSSLMSNRVLITFGSQIANPAVRETFGGRIEGIETAYKWYHLYNEHDHVFTAPLYLRDANFTQVMTPFDKPGDALNHDATFYLGHVETRSNVWGPLLQAGLARGFDKRLLAVDKSLGLAVPKARTARRSRDKALLIGINNYPNPADRLEGCVNDVFLMSSLLQESNFSPDDIRVVLDDRATTAGIRDRLHWLLDDAQAGDRRVLFYSGHGAQIPNTNAAGEADRIDECLCPWDFDWTPQHAIVDNDFRDLYIQLPYDTQFITIFDCCHSGGMTREGARRARGLTPPDDIRHRALRWEAKLQMWVERDWVKQARKSAQQAEAANTVSNRNGIRRVGQAIAERGYDDKLYNKRRAVYKHNGPFLPILMYACGESQLSYEYRHGVISYGAFTYALAQTLRSSKQRPTFNALVRATGKLLAELGYDQKPAIVGPKDLLGKVVP; this is encoded by the coding sequence ATGAAGATTTTGTGCGTGCATGGCATCGGCCACGAGGAAGCGGACGAGACTTTTGAGCAATCCTGGAAGCGAGCCATTACCAACGCGGTACTGAGCGCGGCGCCGAACGCCGTCATCGAACTGGACTATTTCGAATATGACGCGCGTTTTGCAAACAGCGGCCTCGGCGCGCCGGAAATTGCCGAAGCGACGCTGCGACTCCTGACCAGTTCCGTGATCCACTCGGTTGGCGACGTGTTCCGGCGCGACCGCGGCATCGGGCAATTTCCCGATCGCCTGCGCTGGACGGCCGGCATGGTGGCGCAGTGGACGGCGGACGAGGCGCTGCGGACCACATTGCGTAAAGACCTCGCCAACCGCGTTAACGATTTCCAGCCGGACATCGTCTGCGCCCACAGCCTCGGTACGCTGGTCGCCTACGACACGTTCCGGCGAGATTCGTCACTGATGAGCAATCGTGTGTTGATCACCTTCGGCTCGCAGATTGCCAACCCCGCCGTGCGCGAAACGTTCGGCGGGCGCATTGAAGGCATCGAGACGGCGTACAAGTGGTATCACCTCTACAACGAACACGACCATGTGTTCACCGCACCGCTGTACTTGCGCGATGCAAACTTCACCCAGGTCATGACGCCGTTCGACAAGCCGGGCGACGCGCTCAATCACGATGCGACGTTCTATCTGGGCCACGTCGAAACCCGGTCCAATGTATGGGGGCCCCTGTTGCAGGCAGGCCTTGCCAGAGGATTCGACAAACGCCTGCTTGCTGTCGACAAGTCCCTGGGGCTTGCAGTGCCAAAGGCGCGCACCGCGCGTCGCTCGCGGGACAAGGCCCTGCTGATCGGGATCAACAACTACCCCAACCCTGCGGACCGGCTCGAAGGCTGCGTCAATGACGTGTTTCTGATGAGTTCGCTGCTGCAAGAATCGAACTTCTCGCCGGATGACATCCGCGTGGTGCTCGATGACCGCGCCACCACGGCCGGCATTCGCGATCGCCTGCACTGGCTGCTCGACGATGCTCAGGCGGGTGATCGCCGGGTGCTCTTCTACTCGGGGCACGGTGCGCAGATCCCCAATACCAATGCCGCAGGCGAAGCCGATCGCATCGACGAATGCCTGTGCCCATGGGATTTCGACTGGACACCGCAGCACGCCATCGTCGACAACGACTTTCGCGACCTATACATCCAGCTGCCATACGACACGCAGTTCATTACGATCTTCGATTGCTGCCATTCGGGCGGCATGACGCGCGAAGGCGCACGGCGTGCCCGCGGGTTGACACCGCCGGATGACATCCGCCATCGCGCCCTGCGCTGGGAGGCCAAGTTGCAGATGTGGGTCGAGCGCGACTGGGTCAAACAGGCGCGCAAAAGTGCACAGCAGGCCGAAGCCGCCAATACCGTGAGCAATCGCAACGGCATTCGCCGAGTCGGACAAGCCATCGCGGAGCGTGGGTACGACGACAAGCTCTACAACAAACGTCGTGCTGTTTATAAGCACAACGGCCCGTTTCTGCCGATCCTGATGTACGCCTGTGGCGAATCCCAATTGTCGTATGAATACCGTCACGGCGTGATTTCGTACGGTGCATTCACTTACGCACTCGCCCAAACGCTGCGCTCATCCAAACAACGGCCAACGTTCAATGCCCTGGTTCGTGCGACGGGCAAGCTCCTGGCCGAACTGGGTTATGACCAGAAACCGGCCATCGTCGGACCCAAGGATTTGCTCGGCAAAGTTGTTCCATAA